In a genomic window of Flavobacteriales bacterium:
- the rsmG gene encoding 16S rRNA (guanine(527)-N(7))-methyltransferase RsmG, with the protein MGVELIAKYFPELTAHQRELFTRLGPLYADWNARVNLISRKDFEHLYERHILHSLGIAKVVQFKKGSRIVDLGTGGGFPLVPLAILFPHCTFHGIDGIGKKIMAVKGVIEGLGLTNCTAEQVRSEDHKQRYDFIVSRAVTTLPEFLRMTKHLVPKGEGKLYYLKGGELADELLPVKQRYRVHALSEFFEEEFFATKKVVEVTL; encoded by the coding sequence ATGGGCGTTGAGTTGATCGCCAAGTACTTCCCCGAGCTCACCGCCCACCAGCGCGAGCTCTTCACCCGCCTCGGCCCGCTCTACGCCGATTGGAATGCCCGCGTCAACCTCATCTCGCGCAAGGACTTCGAGCACCTCTACGAGCGGCACATCCTGCACTCGCTAGGCATCGCCAAGGTGGTGCAGTTCAAGAAGGGCAGCCGGATTGTTGATCTAGGCACCGGCGGCGGTTTCCCGCTGGTTCCCCTCGCCATCCTCTTCCCGCACTGCACCTTCCACGGCATCGACGGCATCGGCAAGAAGATCATGGCCGTGAAAGGCGTGATCGAAGGACTGGGCCTCACCAATTGCACGGCCGAGCAGGTGCGCAGCGAAGACCATAAACAGCGCTACGACTTCATCGTGAGCCGCGCCGTCACCACCTTACCGGAGTTCCTGCGCATGACGAAGCACCTGGTACCAAAAGGGGAGGGGAAGCTGTACTACCTCAAGGGCGGCGAGCTCGCCGACGAGCTATTGCCTGTGAAGCAGCGCTACCGCGTGCATGCGCTGAGCGAGTTCTTCGAGGAGGAGTTCTTCGCGACCAAGAAGGTGGTGGAGGTCACGCTGTAG
- a CDS encoding sigma-70 family RNA polymerase sigma factor has protein sequence MEVNENLSEKARYDYILVRKAVDKGDQKAYAELMSRYRDSIYFMLLKMINNKDDAEDLTIEAFGKAFIRLKQYTPNYAFSTWLFKIASNNCIDWIRKQKKKTFSIDAPIGTDDGDEMTIELKGHGPDPADVAIRNQKNAVMREVVDKLKPRYKQLVELRYYQEYSYEEIAQELDLPLGTVKAQLFRAREFLMGLLDARKDSI, from the coding sequence ATGGAAGTGAACGAGAACCTCAGTGAGAAGGCCCGGTACGATTACATCCTCGTGCGCAAGGCCGTGGACAAGGGCGACCAGAAGGCCTATGCCGAGCTGATGAGCCGCTACCGCGACAGCATCTACTTCATGCTGTTGAAGATGATCAACAACAAGGACGATGCGGAGGACCTCACCATCGAGGCCTTCGGCAAGGCCTTCATCCGGCTGAAGCAATACACGCCGAACTACGCCTTCAGCACCTGGCTCTTCAAGATCGCATCGAACAACTGCATCGACTGGATCCGGAAACAGAAGAAGAAGACCTTCTCCATCGATGCGCCCATCGGCACCGACGACGGCGACGAGATGACCATCGAGCTCAAGGGCCATGGCCCCGATCCCGCCGATGTGGCCATCCGCAACCAGAAGAACGCCGTGATGCGCGAAGTGGTGGACAAGCTGAAGCCGCGCTACAAGCAGCTGGTGGAGCTCCGCTACTACCAGGAGTACAGCTACGAGGAGATCGCGCAGGAGCTCGACCTGCCCCTCGGCACCGTGAAGGCCCAGCTCTTCCGCGCCCGCGAGTTCCTCATGGGCCTGCTCGACGCGCGCAAGGATTCGATCTGA
- a CDS encoding fibronectin type III domain-containing protein codes for MATVKMGVSHLPATGLVAKAQGIHDGVVANAALYPAPVPTAATMQGYIDDLAAANATVEANGGKGDHQAKRTAEKVLRAAIKAWAWYVQNASGGDEDKILLSKFEVVKRGTPVGELNPPQNLGARLTNRSGRVALHWKREAGADMHHVFMSTTSEPFNWQLIGATSKSRFNADSLEPGTFYFFAVTALGAAGESSKSEPCRAMAA; via the coding sequence ATGGCTACAGTAAAAATGGGTGTAAGCCACCTCCCCGCTACGGGGCTCGTAGCTAAGGCGCAGGGTATCCACGACGGTGTCGTGGCCAACGCTGCGCTGTACCCCGCACCGGTGCCCACAGCGGCAACGATGCAAGGCTACATCGACGACTTGGCGGCGGCCAATGCGACGGTGGAGGCCAACGGTGGCAAGGGTGACCACCAGGCGAAGCGCACCGCCGAGAAAGTGCTGCGCGCGGCGATCAAAGCGTGGGCCTGGTACGTGCAGAACGCTTCGGGCGGCGATGAGGACAAGATCCTCCTGAGCAAGTTCGAAGTGGTGAAGCGCGGCACACCCGTGGGCGAGCTGAACCCGCCGCAGAACCTGGGTGCCCGTCTCACCAACCGCAGCGGCCGCGTGGCCCTGCACTGGAAGCGTGAGGCCGGTGCCGACATGCACCACGTGTTCATGAGCACCACGTCCGAGCCCTTCAACTGGCAGCTCATCGGCGCCACCAGCAAGAGCCGCTTCAACGCGGACAGCCTGGAGCCGGGCACCTTCTACTTCTTCGCCGTGACCGCCCTGGGCGCCGCTGGCGAAAGCAGCAAGAGCGAGCCCTGCCGCGCCATGGCCGCGTAA
- a CDS encoding patatin-like phospholipase family protein, with the protein MPAPEPFRIGLCMAGAVSAGAYTAGVMDYLLEALEEWERRKREDPANTPAHQVEIPVIGGASAGGMTSIITAAALHGALQPVRWKEGDDILAPRPGNRLYHSWVDLTAEDMFPLLLDTADIEKDRTRSLLNATFIDAIAARAVKVDAPWTQRPYIAERLKLFTTLTNLAGLRFDITFNTSSTKGSSYYISAHNDYACFELNTTDAEYGGHGWIPLDFPSGLNTALARDAAMATGAFPVGLRARRITRDAKHVNDMDWLKEVTSVQPLKDGPYSTINVDGGLINNEPFERVRAVLNGITGEGREVDGTGYKDFDLYSRTRSTVLMIDPFPSSLEQFEDGELVTKVMANTLGAMMGQLRTKPAALAEAMHSDKAGQYLVAPSRKLPAEATRHDPEMVYGSDAIACGTLGGFGGFLHKEFRVHDFFLGRANCEKFLRDQFTIRESAMNPLIEQGYAHIADRKAYRSRTDAQPGLQIIPIFTPEAPRMPMPVFACGTNWPMRQEGDIDRFRKPIKQRVDAVITDQVRAKGMQSALLWIGRRVLLNGKVADAVIGKMKTSLQKSRLLQ; encoded by the coding sequence ATGCCCGCACCCGAACCCTTCCGCATAGGCCTTTGCATGGCGGGCGCCGTGAGCGCCGGGGCCTACACCGCTGGTGTCATGGACTACCTGTTGGAAGCGCTCGAAGAGTGGGAGCGGCGCAAGCGCGAGGACCCCGCCAACACGCCCGCTCACCAGGTGGAGATCCCCGTGATTGGCGGTGCATCGGCCGGGGGCATGACGAGCATCATCACCGCCGCGGCCTTGCACGGTGCGTTGCAGCCGGTGCGCTGGAAGGAGGGCGACGACATCCTGGCGCCCCGGCCGGGCAACAGGCTCTACCACAGTTGGGTGGACCTCACCGCCGAGGACATGTTCCCCCTGCTGCTCGACACCGCCGACATCGAGAAGGACCGCACCCGATCGCTGCTCAACGCCACCTTCATCGATGCCATCGCCGCGCGCGCGGTGAAGGTGGATGCACCCTGGACGCAGCGCCCCTACATCGCCGAACGCCTCAAGCTCTTCACCACCCTCACCAACCTGGCGGGCTTGCGCTTCGACATCACCTTCAACACCAGCAGCACCAAGGGCAGCTCCTACTACATCAGCGCGCACAACGATTACGCCTGCTTCGAGCTCAACACCACCGACGCAGAGTACGGCGGGCACGGATGGATCCCCCTCGACTTCCCTTCCGGCCTTAACACCGCCCTCGCACGCGATGCCGCCATGGCCACCGGCGCCTTCCCCGTGGGACTGCGCGCCCGCAGGATCACCCGCGACGCCAAGCATGTGAACGACATGGACTGGCTGAAGGAGGTGACCTCCGTGCAGCCGTTGAAGGACGGGCCGTACTCCACCATCAATGTCGATGGCGGACTCATCAACAACGAGCCCTTCGAACGCGTGCGCGCCGTGCTCAACGGCATCACCGGCGAAGGCCGTGAGGTGGACGGCACCGGCTACAAGGACTTCGACCTCTACAGCCGCACGCGCAGCACGGTGCTCATGATCGATCCCTTCCCCAGCTCCCTGGAGCAGTTCGAGGACGGTGAACTCGTGACCAAGGTGATGGCCAACACGCTGGGCGCCATGATGGGCCAGTTGCGCACCAAGCCCGCCGCACTGGCCGAGGCCATGCACAGCGACAAGGCCGGCCAATACCTGGTGGCCCCCAGCCGCAAGCTGCCCGCAGAAGCCACCCGCCACGATCCCGAAATGGTGTACGGCTCCGACGCCATCGCCTGCGGCACGCTGGGCGGCTTCGGTGGTTTCCTGCACAAGGAGTTCCGCGTGCACGACTTCTTCCTGGGTCGCGCCAATTGCGAGAAGTTCCTGCGCGACCAGTTCACCATCCGCGAGAGCGCCATGAATCCGCTCATCGAGCAAGGCTATGCGCACATCGCCGACCGCAAGGCGTACCGCTCGCGCACCGATGCCCAGCCGGGCCTGCAGATCATTCCCATCTTCACCCCGGAGGCCCCCCGCATGCCCATGCCCGTCTTCGCCTGCGGCACCAATTGGCCCATGCGACAGGAGGGAGACATCGACCGCTTCCGCAAGCCGATCAAACAACGCGTGGATGCCGTGATCACCGACCAGGTGCGCGCCAAGGGCATGCAAAGCGCCCTGCTCTGGATCGGCCGCCGCGTGCTGCTCAACGGCAAAGTGGCCGATGCCGTGATCGGCAAGATGAAGACCTCCTTGCAGAAGAGCCGGTTGCTGCAATGA
- a CDS encoding T9SS type A sorting domain-containing protein, which translates to MRSTIDSRGALMRIGGCTIAVLFSCGRVQAQAPGGVGGFNVWIRGIPSASGSALLLWTGKDTTWTMQESASLPELSSNYHPLLPLQPSSRHFALEDTILNRLSIFCVHPGMTGGAEKVVMTVSANDTNYVVLSDAQVGRVRDTAFIALPGNVAGRARLSTYRHNDENAPVGSYGLNLSATAPVPALQQIATQDTLLELIVHGRFLAQDEMNRISSYLAVKYGITKYEEDYVDGAGNTLWSQRKNEKFSSNIFGLGHDSLTLLDQRQATSTNAPGFLVAATGPMEAWNHDHGRAMAEGSYLLFGDNGASSSWLEREACQPQLLAKEWLVQRTGDSLATVTIQVDPSWIENSPDASENYWLVIDHGGQGNYHPDSVAFFQADPPEPERPLSFSDVVFDVDQNGRDRFKVAAGGSFIPKFWLQPPSCEPYVAGTAQVGIEGGEPPFVVQFAQQGTGFERTLHFADDSIRTVTGLPQGEIVLVFADASGYHMEDRLWVEATDAPVIPLAPTYALSADAALDLDAGYHSGQGWYEWMHNDTVIGNGRFLRVDRTGLISCTVNVNGCLARRETLVSVSSSDELFDLTARPNPSEDRRFTVLIATDDESDLTMELVSPNGNVMSTKQLQGSAFYSSIFEVESPGLYMVHVTGERGSRTVKVIVL; encoded by the coding sequence ATGCGATCCACCATCGATAGCAGAGGTGCCTTGATGCGCATAGGTGGTTGTACAATCGCCGTGTTGTTCAGTTGCGGGCGTGTCCAAGCGCAAGCACCCGGCGGCGTTGGTGGGTTTAACGTTTGGATTCGAGGTATCCCAAGCGCTTCTGGTAGTGCTTTGCTGCTTTGGACAGGAAAGGACACGACCTGGACGATGCAGGAGTCCGCCTCTTTGCCTGAACTGTCGTCGAACTATCATCCTCTGCTGCCACTGCAGCCTTCAAGCAGGCATTTTGCCTTGGAGGACACCATTCTCAACCGGCTGAGCATTTTCTGTGTCCATCCAGGAATGACCGGTGGGGCCGAGAAGGTCGTGATGACAGTTTCTGCGAACGACACGAATTACGTGGTGCTCTCCGATGCCCAGGTGGGACGGGTGCGCGATACCGCTTTCATTGCATTGCCAGGGAACGTGGCCGGCCGCGCCCGTTTGAGCACCTATCGGCACAATGACGAGAACGCTCCGGTCGGTTCGTACGGATTGAATCTGTCTGCCACAGCTCCAGTCCCAGCCTTGCAGCAGATCGCCACGCAGGATACCCTTCTTGAGCTAATCGTTCATGGCCGTTTCCTTGCTCAGGACGAGATGAACAGGATATCGTCCTATTTGGCTGTGAAATATGGAATCACCAAGTACGAGGAGGATTACGTGGATGGTGCAGGCAATACGTTATGGAGCCAACGGAAGAACGAGAAGTTCTCGAGCAACATCTTCGGTTTGGGTCATGATTCCCTTACTCTTCTTGACCAGAGGCAAGCTACCAGCACCAACGCGCCTGGGTTCCTTGTTGCGGCGACCGGTCCGATGGAAGCCTGGAACCATGATCATGGACGGGCAATGGCAGAAGGTAGTTATCTGCTGTTTGGGGATAATGGAGCGTCAAGCTCTTGGCTTGAGCGAGAGGCTTGTCAACCGCAATTGTTAGCGAAAGAATGGCTTGTGCAGAGAACGGGCGACAGTTTGGCAACAGTTACGATACAGGTGGATCCTTCTTGGATCGAGAACTCACCCGATGCAAGCGAGAACTACTGGCTTGTCATCGATCATGGTGGACAGGGCAACTACCATCCCGACTCGGTGGCCTTTTTCCAGGCGGATCCGCCAGAACCTGAGCGACCCTTAAGCTTCAGCGATGTTGTCTTTGATGTGGATCAAAATGGTCGGGACCGCTTCAAGGTTGCTGCTGGCGGGTCGTTCATTCCGAAATTCTGGCTTCAGCCCCCATCGTGCGAGCCTTATGTCGCGGGAACAGCTCAGGTAGGTATCGAAGGTGGCGAGCCTCCTTTCGTCGTTCAGTTCGCTCAACAAGGCACTGGCTTTGAACGGACGCTGCACTTCGCCGACGACTCCATTCGGACGGTTACAGGTCTACCCCAAGGTGAGATAGTCTTGGTTTTCGCAGACGCTTCCGGGTACCATATGGAGGACCGGTTGTGGGTGGAAGCGACAGATGCCCCCGTGATACCATTGGCTCCCACCTATGCTTTATCTGCGGATGCAGCACTCGACCTCGACGCGGGCTATCATAGTGGCCAGGGGTGGTATGAATGGATGCACAATGACACGGTCATTGGAAACGGACGATTCCTGCGGGTTGATCGTACGGGTTTGATAAGCTGCACCGTGAACGTGAACGGGTGCCTTGCACGAAGGGAGACCTTGGTTAGCGTCAGCAGTTCGGATGAGCTGTTCGACCTGACAGCACGGCCCAATCCAAGTGAAGACAGGCGGTTCACGGTCCTTATCGCTACAGACGATGAATCTGACCTGACCATGGAATTGGTTTCACCAAATGGCAACGTCATGTCGACCAAGCAATTGCAAGGGTCGGCCTTCTATTCGAGCATCTTCGAGGTCGAATCACCCGGGCTGTACATGGTCCATGTAACAGGTGAACGTGGGTCGCGAACCGTCAAAGTCATTGTGCTATGA
- a CDS encoding site-specific DNA-methyltransferase codes for MSQPLDLKPDEQALYNLLPEGGGALGNGKLRETLGWDEVRYTAAKEGLLNSKLVAAGRGRGGSLYRVVQSDLELKSPEPKAVKEKKPKAEKRTNRGDDNEGDAAILSYRHDQRRVNNPEVGMVSPESDPDDPKTKYAYDPHLDPALQFDSSANRARIETIIDDALASKDEKVMRAALEELRRLQAPYLQWTGKAERTSFEVDTVSLHVHERIDPASILSAVRKRMEDDNQGKGRQGDLFAAPFEQLPLREAIDFYKHDKGWSNRLVLGDSLLVMNSLLQKESMAGQVQMVMIDPPYGIKYKSNFQPFVNKRDVPDSDKDEDLTLEPEMIKAFRDTWELGIHSYLAYLRDRLLLAKDLLHERGSVFVQISDENLHHVRELMDEVFGPENFVAIIPFRTKLMPFGSNTIEQMFDFMVWYAKDISDVKVNHLFNTRDKPEAIVGHERPYTVQNMIPAQYRQGQAFDADFQGEVFPPSTNGSWSTTETGMKRMIKTGRVLRSGGSIGFRAYHDDYPVTRITAMWADTGPAFGRRYAVQTSERTMERCMLMTTEPSDIVLDITCGSGTTAYVAEQWGRRWITCDTSRIAITLAKQRMLTESFDYYALKHPHEGLKGGFIYKTVPHVTLKSIANNPEIDEIYERMHPAVLAALEKLNAALRKAPPAAFKVMEGGRKGKAIDFKKGGTEKLPNGVEAPAGALLEWEVPFVFPEPWPSAAHESFDAFHVARFALQKEMDLSISAHADQETLFDQPEPDKKKLRISGPFSVEAVPTPTVLSLDDAQQPAEADTTIARSGESARQHQWRDELQKTGIRGKNGQMIRFAELSTMSGTVYIHCIGTLADTGEHVAVCFGPAHASLEQRAVAHAINEATMLVPKPRYVVFAAFVFDPEAAKDIDETKWPGVTLLKAQMNTDLLTDDLKKARSSNQSFWLVGQPQVELRKLPDGRYELEVLGYDYFDTKDGEHIHGGTKKVAMWLLDTDYDDRSLYPRQVFFPMAGSKDGWMKLKKTIRAELNEELLEQYHGTVSLPFEPGPNRKVAVKVVDDRGIESLRILPIEA; via the coding sequence ATGAGCCAACCATTGGATTTGAAACCAGACGAACAAGCCCTCTACAACCTGCTGCCTGAGGGCGGTGGTGCGCTCGGCAACGGCAAGCTCCGCGAAACCCTCGGCTGGGACGAAGTCCGCTACACCGCCGCCAAGGAAGGGCTGCTCAACAGCAAGCTTGTCGCAGCAGGGCGCGGGCGCGGCGGTTCGCTCTACCGCGTGGTGCAAAGCGACCTGGAACTGAAGAGCCCCGAGCCGAAGGCCGTGAAAGAGAAAAAGCCCAAGGCCGAAAAGCGCACCAACAGGGGCGACGACAACGAAGGCGACGCCGCCATCCTCAGCTACCGCCACGACCAGCGGCGCGTGAACAACCCCGAGGTGGGCATGGTAAGCCCGGAGAGCGACCCGGACGACCCCAAGACCAAGTACGCATACGACCCGCACCTCGACCCTGCTCTCCAGTTCGATAGCAGCGCCAACCGCGCGCGCATCGAAACGATCATTGACGATGCACTAGCGAGCAAGGACGAGAAGGTGATGCGCGCCGCGTTGGAAGAACTGCGCCGCCTGCAAGCGCCCTACCTGCAATGGACCGGCAAGGCCGAGCGCACAAGCTTCGAGGTGGATACCGTGAGCCTGCACGTTCACGAGCGCATCGACCCGGCGAGCATCCTCAGTGCGGTGCGCAAACGCATGGAGGACGACAATCAGGGCAAAGGCCGCCAAGGCGATCTCTTCGCAGCGCCCTTTGAGCAACTGCCCTTGCGGGAGGCCATCGACTTCTATAAGCACGACAAGGGCTGGAGCAACCGCCTCGTGCTGGGCGATAGCCTGCTGGTGATGAACAGCCTGCTCCAGAAGGAGAGCATGGCTGGACAAGTGCAGATGGTCATGATCGACCCACCCTACGGCATTAAGTACAAGAGCAATTTCCAGCCCTTCGTCAACAAACGTGACGTACCGGATTCAGATAAGGATGAAGACTTGACTCTCGAGCCGGAGATGATCAAAGCCTTCAGGGATACATGGGAACTTGGCATTCACAGTTATCTCGCTTACCTGCGCGATCGTCTTCTGTTGGCGAAGGATCTGCTTCACGAGCGCGGAAGTGTGTTTGTGCAGATCTCAGATGAGAACCTTCATCATGTCAGGGAACTCATGGATGAGGTCTTCGGTCCAGAGAACTTCGTCGCGATCATACCATTTCGAACCAAGCTCATGCCGTTCGGATCCAACACCATCGAACAGATGTTCGATTTCATGGTATGGTATGCCAAGGACATTAGCGATGTGAAAGTGAATCACCTTTTCAATACAAGGGACAAGCCCGAAGCCATTGTTGGACATGAGCGGCCCTATACCGTGCAGAACATGATTCCGGCCCAGTATCGCCAGGGTCAAGCATTCGATGCCGACTTCCAAGGGGAGGTATTTCCGCCGTCTACGAACGGTAGTTGGTCCACTACTGAGACAGGAATGAAACGAATGATCAAGACTGGTCGCGTCTTGCGGTCTGGGGGGTCAATCGGATTCCGAGCCTATCATGATGACTATCCGGTAACGCGGATTACTGCGATGTGGGCTGACACAGGTCCAGCATTTGGTCGCCGCTATGCGGTGCAGACTTCCGAGCGCACAATGGAGCGTTGCATGTTGATGACCACGGAGCCAAGCGATATCGTTCTGGACATCACTTGCGGCTCTGGTACCACCGCCTACGTTGCCGAGCAATGGGGGCGGCGTTGGATTACCTGCGATACAAGTCGCATAGCGATCACGCTGGCGAAGCAGCGCATGCTAACCGAAAGCTTTGACTACTATGCTCTGAAGCATCCTCATGAAGGGCTGAAGGGCGGCTTCATCTACAAGACGGTACCGCACGTAACGTTGAAGAGCATCGCTAACAACCCAGAAATCGATGAGATCTACGAGCGCATGCACCCTGCCGTGCTCGCGGCCTTGGAGAAATTGAACGCTGCGCTGCGCAAAGCACCGCCTGCTGCGTTCAAAGTGATGGAGGGCGGCCGCAAGGGCAAGGCCATCGACTTCAAAAAAGGCGGCACAGAGAAGCTGCCCAACGGCGTAGAGGCCCCGGCCGGTGCGTTGCTGGAATGGGAAGTGCCCTTCGTCTTTCCGGAGCCGTGGCCATCCGCTGCGCACGAATCCTTCGATGCCTTCCACGTGGCGCGGTTCGCACTGCAGAAGGAGATGGACCTCAGCATCAGCGCGCACGCCGATCAGGAAACCCTGTTCGACCAACCAGAACCTGACAAGAAGAAGCTGCGAATCAGCGGCCCCTTCAGCGTTGAGGCGGTGCCCACACCCACCGTCCTGAGCCTGGACGATGCACAACAACCGGCCGAGGCAGATACGACTATTGCACGCAGCGGCGAGAGCGCGCGCCAACACCAATGGCGCGATGAATTGCAAAAGACCGGCATACGCGGCAAGAACGGGCAGATGATCCGCTTCGCGGAACTGAGCACCATGAGCGGCACTGTCTACATCCACTGCATCGGCACGCTTGCTGATACCGGCGAACATGTGGCCGTGTGCTTTGGCCCAGCGCATGCCAGCTTGGAGCAGCGGGCGGTGGCGCACGCCATCAACGAGGCCACTATGTTGGTACCCAAGCCGCGCTACGTGGTCTTCGCGGCATTCGTCTTCGACCCCGAGGCCGCAAAGGACATCGACGAAACCAAGTGGCCTGGCGTAACTCTGCTAAAGGCGCAGATGAACACTGATCTGCTCACTGACGACCTGAAAAAAGCGCGCAGCAGCAACCAGAGTTTCTGGCTGGTGGGCCAGCCCCAAGTGGAGTTGCGAAAGCTGCCCGATGGCCGCTACGAACTGGAGGTGCTCGGCTACGACTACTTCGACACCAAGGACGGCGAGCACATCCATGGCGGCACCAAGAAGGTGGCAATGTGGCTTCTTGATACCGACTATGATGACCGCTCGCTCTATCCGCGCCAAGTCTTTTTCCCCATGGCGGGCAGCAAGGATGGCTGGATGAAGTTGAAGAAGACCATCCGCGCCGAATTGAATGAGGAATTACTGGAGCAGTACCACGGCACGGTGAGCTTACCCTTCGAACCAGGGCCTAACCGCAAGGTGGCGGTGAAGGTGGTGGACGACCGTGGTATCGAAAGCCTGCGTATCCTACCCATCGAGGCATGA
- a CDS encoding ATP-binding cassette domain-containing protein, whose amino-acid sequence MASRRSAQAFADAPRPTITRATLRKATRVFRYLKPYRLAFAGGLLLLFVTTGLSLLFPLLLGQLVDAARGDAGAQTELLKRIDEVALTLLAVFAAQAFFGFFRIYLFSSITEGMLARLRTDTYDHLLKLPMAFFAQRRVGELNSRISADIAMLQDALTTNLAELIRQVIVVVAGIVLLTQVSIDLTLTMLAIIPVVALVAVFFGRFVTKLSKQVQDRIADTGVIVDETLQGIQNVKAFANERWEALRYGKAVHEARGLALKGARWQGAFVSFIILCMFGAIVLVIWRGVRMLPAGEISMGELFTFILYSMFIGASIGGLPELVNRMLKAIGASERLMDLQEESAEPVTLEERKAALELKGAIAFEQVAFHYASRADVPVLREVSFTAKPGERIALVGPSGAGKSTVASLVLRFYDPVSGRVLIDGQDARGYDLSALRDRMAIVPQEVLLFGGSIRENIAYGRPGASDAEIEAAARKANAHDFIASFPEGYKTIVGERGIQLSGGQRQRIAIARAVLKDPAILILDEATSALDSESERLVQEALEQLMKGRTSLVIAHRLSTIRDADRILVLDKGVVAESGTHEELIANANGLYSSLSRLQFESATA is encoded by the coding sequence ATGGCCTCCCGCCGTTCCGCACAAGCCTTCGCCGACGCTCCGCGCCCCACCATCACGCGCGCCACCTTGCGCAAGGCCACGCGCGTGTTCCGCTACCTGAAGCCCTACCGGCTGGCGTTCGCGGGCGGACTGCTCCTGCTCTTCGTCACCACGGGGCTCTCGCTCCTGTTCCCGCTGCTGCTGGGGCAATTGGTGGATGCCGCACGCGGCGATGCCGGCGCGCAGACCGAATTGCTCAAGCGCATCGACGAGGTGGCGCTCACCTTGCTGGCGGTCTTCGCGGCGCAGGCCTTCTTCGGCTTCTTCCGCATCTACCTCTTCAGCAGCATCACCGAGGGCATGCTGGCGCGGCTGCGCACCGACACCTACGACCACTTGCTGAAGCTGCCCATGGCCTTCTTCGCGCAGCGCCGCGTGGGCGAGCTGAACAGCCGCATCAGCGCCGACATCGCCATGCTGCAGGATGCGCTCACCACCAACCTCGCGGAGCTGATCCGGCAGGTGATCGTGGTGGTCGCGGGCATCGTGCTGCTCACGCAGGTCAGCATCGACCTCACGCTCACCATGCTCGCCATCATCCCAGTGGTGGCGCTGGTGGCGGTCTTCTTCGGAAGGTTCGTCACCAAATTGAGCAAGCAGGTGCAGGACCGCATCGCCGACACCGGCGTGATCGTGGACGAGACGCTGCAGGGCATCCAGAACGTGAAGGCCTTCGCCAACGAGCGCTGGGAGGCGCTGCGCTACGGCAAGGCGGTGCACGAGGCGCGCGGCCTGGCGCTGAAGGGCGCGCGCTGGCAGGGCGCCTTCGTGAGCTTCATCATCCTGTGCATGTTCGGCGCCATCGTGCTGGTGATCTGGCGCGGCGTGCGCATGCTGCCGGCGGGTGAGATCAGCATGGGCGAGCTCTTCACCTTCATCCTGTACAGCATGTTCATCGGTGCCAGCATCGGCGGCTTGCCCGAGCTGGTGAACCGCATGCTGAAGGCCATCGGAGCCAGCGAGCGCTTGATGGACCTGCAGGAGGAGAGCGCGGAGCCGGTGACCCTGGAAGAGCGCAAGGCCGCGCTGGAACTGAAGGGCGCCATCGCCTTCGAGCAGGTGGCCTTCCATTATGCCAGCAGAGCTGATGTGCCCGTGCTGCGTGAGGTGAGCTTCACAGCGAAGCCCGGCGAGCGCATCGCGCTGGTGGGCCCCAGCGGCGCGGGCAAGAGCACGGTGGCCTCGCTGGTGCTGCGCTTCTACGATCCGGTGAGCGGGCGCGTGCTGATCGATGGCCAGGACGCGCGCGGATACGACCTATCGGCCCTGCGCGACCGCATGGCCATCGTCCCGCAGGAGGTGCTGCTCTTCGGCGGCAGCATCCGCGAGAACATCGCTTACGGTAGGCCCGGGGCAAGCGATGCCGAGATCGAGGCGGCTGCGCGCAAGGCCAATGCGCACGACTTCATCGCCTCCTTCCCCGAAGGCTACAAGACCATCGTGGGCGAGCGCGGCATCCAGCTCAGCGGCGGCCAGCGGCAGCGCATCGCCATTGCCCGCGCGGTGCTGAAGGACCCCGCAATCCTCATCCTCGACGAGGCCACCAGCGCATTGGACAGCGAGAGCGAGCGCCTGGTGCAGGAGGCCTTGGAGCAATTGATGAAGGGCCGCACGAGCCTCGTGATCGCGCATCGGTTGAGCACCATCCGCGATGCCGACCGGATCCTGGTGCTCGACAAGGGCGTGGTGGCCGAGAGCGGCACGCACGAGGAGCTGATCGCGAATGCGAACGGCTTGTACAGCAGCTTGAGCCGCCTGCAGTTCGAGTCCGCTACAGCGTGA